AATGTAGTTTGGCACAAGACTATGAGCTTCTTCAGGTTGTTTGTTCATTCCGATTAATGCAAGTTCACTTGGACGAGGATTATGGGTTACAATTTCACTAAAATAAGCCTTCTCTCCTAGGATATGTGTAAGAACCTCACGATGTAGAGGAACATCGTTTCCTATAAAAAGAATCTTTTGATTTAATTCTTTTAATTGAGTTGCCCATGCTTCATTTAAAATGTTCACATCTGCTTTTACTTCCAAAAGTTTATCTTCATATTTGTATAACCCTGTGTAAACTTGTTGACGTCTTGCATCGAAAAGTGGAGAAATGTAGCCATCAAAGAAACGACCATTTGCAGCAAGAACTTCAAGGCTCGAAACTCCGACAAGAGGAATATTCAAAGACCATGAGAGAGTTTTTGCAATTGTAACTCCTATTCTCACGCCTGTGTAAGAACCAGGACCCTTTGCTACTACAATCCTTTCTAAATCTTTAGGTTTCATCCCACAATCTTTTAAAAGTGTTTCTACTGCTGGCATTGCTCGTACAGAATGATTTTTCTTTACATTTGTAATGATTTCACCAATCACTTTATCTTCATCAACAAGGGCTACTCCAAGCGTATCTGTTGATGTATCAATTGCTAATGTTTTCATCTTTTATAAACTCCTTACAGAGATCGATATATTGGGATCCCTTAGCTTTTAAACAAATCTCTCGCTTATCTCCTTCTCTATGATACAATTCTATCTCTAGACGCGAAAGAGGAAGCTGATCTTCAATTAAATGAGCCCATTCTACAACAGTTACACCATTGCCTTCAAAATATTCATCAAACCCTAAGTCTTCCATACTTTCACCTAGGCGATAAACATCCATATGATACAAGGGAAGCTTCTCTCCTTGATACTCTTTAATGATTGTAAACGTTGGGCTGTTCACGTTGCGAGTAACGCCAAGCCCTTTTGCTAGTCCCTTTGTGAAAGTCGTTTTTCCAGCCCCAAGATCTCCTTCAAGTAAAATTAAGTTTCCCTCTTGAAGATAATGAGCAAGATTCTCAGCAAGCTTCATTGTTTGCTCGGGTGTTTCAGTAGTGATGTGGAAAACTTCTTCTCCAATATTATTCATCATTGATCCTCGCTTTAATAAA
This region of Priestia filamentosa genomic DNA includes:
- the tsaB gene encoding tRNA (adenosine(37)-N6)-threonylcarbamoyltransferase complex dimerization subunit type 1 TsaB, which gives rise to MKTLAIDTSTDTLGVALVDEDKVIGEIITNVKKNHSVRAMPAVETLLKDCGMKPKDLERIVVAKGPGSYTGVRIGVTIAKTLSWSLNIPLVGVSSLEVLAANGRFFDGYISPLFDARRQQVYTGLYKYEDKLLEVKADVNILNEAWATQLKELNQKILFIGNDVPLHREVLTHILGEKAYFSEIVTHNPRPSELALIGMNKQPEEAHSLVPNYIRLAEAEANWLASQNKMSER
- the tsaE gene encoding tRNA (adenosine(37)-N6)-threonylcarbamoyltransferase complex ATPase subunit type 1 TsaE → MNNIGEEVFHITTETPEQTMKLAENLAHYLQEGNLILLEGDLGAGKTTFTKGLAKGLGVTRNVNSPTFTIIKEYQGEKLPLYHMDVYRLGESMEDLGFDEYFEGNGVTVVEWAHLIEDQLPLSRLEIELYHREGDKREICLKAKGSQYIDLCKEFIKDENISN